A region of Thermobifida halotolerans DNA encodes the following proteins:
- the treY gene encoding malto-oligosyltrehalose synthase, giving the protein MSAHIRPAATYRLQLRPGFTFDDAADVTDYLARLGVDAVYASPMLAAAPGSTHGYDVVDPTRASPALGGERGRTALAERLREQHLRLVLDIVPNHMSVADPAANPWWWDVLRHGRDSRYARCFDIDWSSGPILVPVLADDGDDGAAALGELTVADGCLTYYEHRFPLAEGTYGAGDNPLEVMERQHYRLVAWRRQDAELNYRRFFDVATLAAVRVEDPAVLEATHGEVLRWVANGDVHGLRVDHPDGLSDPGGYLRRLRDRCDGWIVVEKILAPGEDLPASWPVDGTTGYDALREVCGVFVDPAGEEPLTAFAAAAGVPTDFERVETECRRSVATTTLAAEVRRITALLRGVDVGRAREAVAELLTAFDVYRSYLPEGEDVWVRAVDRAAQRRPDLAEVLEHIDAEARADVRGELARRIQQTSGMVVAKGTEDTALYRFTRFVALNEVGGAPERFGVPVADFHAAAEHREAVWPHTMTALSTHDTKRSEDVRARLAVLSEIPDEFTAAVRDWTARAGLGEPTLNLLAWQTLVGAWPIGADRLRGYLLKAAREAKLRTSWVAPDAGFEREIDDWAERVLTEPDLAGGIAAFVDRVRGPGWSNALGQKLVHLLSPGVPDVYQGTELWDRSLVDPDNRRPVDYGERRRLLERLESGWHPPVDDTGAVKLHVVRQALLARRRRDLAGYRPLRAVGPAADHCLAFARGSARDVVAVATRLPVGLRRAGGWRETALPLPWGRGDWVDVLTDRPVPPSGGGGLTVAGLASLLDRYPVALLVRRD; this is encoded by the coding sequence ATGAGCGCACACATCCGCCCCGCGGCCACCTACCGGCTGCAACTGCGACCCGGTTTCACCTTCGACGACGCCGCCGACGTGACCGACTACCTGGCCCGGCTCGGCGTGGACGCGGTCTACGCCTCCCCGATGCTGGCCGCCGCACCGGGCTCCACCCACGGCTACGACGTGGTGGACCCCACGCGCGCCTCCCCCGCCCTGGGCGGGGAGCGGGGACGCACCGCGCTGGCGGAGCGGCTGCGGGAGCAGCACCTGCGGCTGGTCCTCGACATCGTGCCCAACCACATGTCCGTCGCCGATCCGGCCGCCAACCCGTGGTGGTGGGACGTGCTGCGCCACGGCCGCGACTCCCGCTACGCCCGCTGCTTCGACATCGACTGGTCGTCGGGGCCGATCCTGGTGCCGGTGCTGGCCGACGACGGCGACGACGGCGCGGCGGCGCTCGGCGAACTCACCGTCGCCGACGGCTGCCTCACCTACTACGAGCACCGCTTCCCGCTGGCCGAGGGCACCTACGGGGCGGGCGACAACCCGCTGGAGGTGATGGAGCGCCAGCACTACCGGCTGGTGGCCTGGCGCAGGCAGGACGCCGAACTCAACTACCGCCGGTTCTTCGACGTGGCGACGCTGGCCGCGGTACGCGTGGAGGACCCCGCGGTGCTGGAGGCCACCCACGGCGAGGTGCTGCGCTGGGTCGCCAACGGCGACGTGCACGGCCTGCGGGTGGACCACCCCGACGGGCTCAGCGACCCGGGTGGGTACCTGCGTCGGCTGCGCGACCGCTGCGACGGCTGGATCGTGGTGGAGAAGATCCTCGCGCCAGGCGAGGACCTGCCCGCCTCCTGGCCGGTGGACGGCACCACCGGCTACGACGCGCTGCGGGAGGTCTGCGGGGTGTTCGTCGACCCAGCGGGGGAGGAACCCCTCACCGCGTTCGCCGCCGCGGCGGGCGTGCCCACCGACTTCGAACGGGTGGAGACCGAGTGCCGCCGATCGGTGGCCACGACCACGCTGGCCGCGGAGGTGCGGCGCATCACCGCCCTGCTGCGCGGGGTCGACGTGGGGCGGGCGCGCGAGGCCGTGGCCGAGCTGCTGACGGCCTTCGACGTCTACCGCAGCTACCTGCCCGAGGGCGAGGACGTCTGGGTGCGCGCGGTCGACCGCGCCGCGCAGCGCCGCCCCGACCTGGCCGAGGTGTTGGAGCACATCGACGCCGAGGCGCGCGCCGACGTGCGGGGCGAACTCGCCCGACGCATCCAGCAGACCAGCGGCATGGTGGTGGCCAAGGGCACCGAGGACACCGCCCTGTACCGCTTCACCCGGTTCGTCGCGCTCAACGAGGTGGGGGGCGCACCCGAGCGCTTCGGGGTGCCGGTCGCCGACTTCCACGCCGCCGCGGAGCACCGCGAGGCCGTCTGGCCGCACACCATGACCGCCCTGTCCACCCACGACACCAAGCGCTCCGAGGACGTGCGGGCCCGCCTGGCGGTGCTGTCGGAGATCCCCGACGAGTTCACCGCGGCCGTGCGCGACTGGACGGCGCGCGCCGGGCTGGGCGAGCCGACACTGAACCTGCTGGCCTGGCAGACCCTCGTGGGCGCGTGGCCCATCGGTGCCGACCGGCTGCGCGGCTACCTGCTGAAGGCGGCCCGGGAGGCGAAGCTGCGCACCTCCTGGGTGGCTCCCGACGCCGGCTTCGAGCGGGAGATCGACGACTGGGCCGAACGGGTGCTCACCGAGCCCGACCTGGCGGGCGGGATCGCCGCGTTCGTCGACCGCGTCCGAGGTCCCGGCTGGTCCAACGCGCTGGGGCAGAAGCTGGTGCACCTGCTGTCGCCGGGGGTGCCCGACGTCTACCAGGGCACGGAGTTGTGGGACCGGTCGCTGGTCGACCCCGACAACCGCCGCCCCGTCGACTACGGTGAGCGCCGTCGTCTGCTGGAGCGGCTGGAGAGCGGGTGGCACCCGCCCGTGGACGACACCGGCGCGGTCAAGCTGCATGTGGTGCGCCAGGCGCTGTTGGCGCGCCGACGGCGTGACCTGGCGGGCTACCGGCCGCTGCGGGCGGTCGGTCCGGCCGCCGACCACTGCCTGGCGTTCGCCCGGGGGAGCGCCCGCGACGTGGTGGCCGTGGCGACCCGGCTGCCGGTGGGGCTGCGGCGCGCCGGGGGGTGGCGGGAGACGGCGCTGCCCCTGCCGTGGGGGCGCGGCGACTGGGTGGACGTGCTCACCGACCGTCCCGTGCCGCCCAGCGGCGGCGGGGGCCTCACCGTCGCCGGACTCGCCTCGCTGCTCGACCGCTATCCGGTGGCGCTGCTGGTGCGCCGGGACTGA
- a CDS encoding putative RNA methyltransferase yields the protein MSDRERLRMPGAVVEALVCPHCGGGLRPVGGALGCALGHSFDAARQGYVNLTVGRPPTAGDDREMVRARGEFFGAGHYAPLTARLVETARASWTGGLVVDAGAGTGHHLAAVLDALPGAYGLAVDVSRYALRRAARAHPRAGAVGCDVWRGLPLGTGTVGLLLNVFAPRNGPEFARVLRPGGALLVVTPAPSHLAELRRDLGLIAVDPRKEERLAAKLQTRFTLERSEEVAVALRLTRAEAAVLVEMTPSARHVAPDLLRARLGARPEPVETTAAFRLSVYRPGESAPRP from the coding sequence ATGAGCGACAGGGAGCGGCTGCGCATGCCCGGGGCCGTGGTGGAGGCACTGGTCTGCCCGCACTGCGGTGGCGGGCTGCGTCCGGTGGGCGGTGCGTTGGGGTGCGCGCTCGGGCACTCCTTCGACGCGGCCCGGCAGGGGTACGTCAACCTGACCGTCGGGCGTCCGCCGACCGCCGGGGACGACCGGGAGATGGTGCGCGCCCGCGGCGAGTTCTTCGGGGCCGGGCACTACGCCCCGCTGACCGCGCGGCTGGTCGAGACCGCTCGGGCGTCGTGGACCGGCGGACTGGTGGTCGACGCCGGTGCGGGCACCGGCCACCACCTGGCCGCGGTGCTGGACGCGCTGCCCGGGGCGTACGGCCTGGCCGTGGACGTGTCCCGGTACGCGCTGCGGCGCGCCGCCCGCGCCCATCCGCGCGCGGGCGCGGTGGGGTGCGACGTCTGGCGTGGCCTGCCCCTGGGCACGGGCACGGTCGGGCTGCTGCTGAACGTGTTCGCGCCCCGCAACGGCCCGGAGTTCGCCCGGGTGCTGCGCCCCGGCGGCGCACTGCTCGTGGTGACCCCGGCGCCGAGCCACCTGGCGGAACTGCGCCGGGACCTGGGGCTGATCGCGGTGGACCCCCGTAAGGAGGAGCGGCTGGCCGCGAAACTGCAGACCCGCTTCACGCTGGAGCGGAGCGAGGAGGTCGCGGTTGCGCTGCGGTTGACCCGCGCCGAGGCGGCCGTCCTGGTGGAGATGACCCCCAGTGCCCGCCACGTCGCCCCCGACCTGCTGCGCGCCCGCCTCGGCGCGCGGCCCGAACCGGTGGAGACGACCGCGGCCTTCCGGCTGTCGGTGTACCGGCCGGGGGAGTCGGCCCCCCGGCCCTGA
- a CDS encoding ABC transporter family substrate-binding protein, which translates to MRDQGGLTTLAASITAATLVLTACAPQQTGGSGGAGGLGDCAENPNTCNSGERADGGSITWIVDSLPGAWSTLSPEGGSVYTIQTLHGILPHTGVWEPDGATFTHNTDLLAEEPRVISEDPFTYRFTIRPEAVWDDGTPISAADFEITWKLGTTKAAGVCEGCQPRSDDYDRIADVEGGDGGSTVTVTLRDGEADPEWMGKFGADDIAGGIYPAHVAEEQGFDTSTPEGVGEYFRWLNTTMPTFSGGPYRLVEGDLENQVIKEPNPAWYGGTAPTLDTVVIRFLTDESTWISALDNGEAHGTSPVAFGQDTVEQARQRPGLDVSITDGPSWEHVDLNLDNEWLKDVELRRAIFTAIDVADIAQRTVAQLHPEVEPRTNHVFSNGSPYHTDVITATGQGSGDTEAARRILLDAGYAYEGETLTLDGEEVGPFRLRSTSNTVRDTSLELIQSYLAEIGITATIEPTDDLGATLAGQDYDIMQYGWSSTPFFVTAPSQYWSSTSDSNFGRYADEEVDELADLTQNAVSLDEAAEYANRAAQLVAEDAYVLPLFDMPVYILVSDDYVNVRDNPSSSLRGLYQHHEWGLAAR; encoded by the coding sequence ATGCGTGACCAAGGCGGGTTGACCACTCTCGCCGCGTCGATCACGGCGGCGACACTCGTTCTCACGGCCTGCGCGCCACAGCAGACAGGTGGCTCCGGTGGGGCGGGCGGCCTCGGCGACTGCGCGGAGAACCCCAACACCTGCAACAGCGGGGAACGCGCCGACGGCGGAAGCATCACCTGGATCGTCGACTCCCTGCCCGGGGCGTGGTCGACGCTGTCACCGGAGGGCGGCAGCGTCTACACCATCCAGACCCTCCACGGCATCCTGCCGCACACCGGAGTCTGGGAGCCCGACGGCGCCACGTTCACCCACAACACGGACCTGCTCGCCGAGGAGCCCCGGGTCATCAGCGAGGACCCGTTCACCTACCGGTTCACGATCCGCCCCGAGGCGGTCTGGGACGACGGCACCCCCATCAGCGCCGCCGACTTCGAGATCACCTGGAAACTGGGCACCACCAAGGCCGCCGGAGTCTGCGAGGGCTGCCAACCGCGCTCCGACGACTACGACCGGATCGCCGACGTCGAGGGCGGCGACGGCGGCTCCACCGTCACCGTCACCCTCAGGGACGGCGAGGCCGACCCCGAGTGGATGGGCAAGTTCGGCGCCGACGACATCGCCGGAGGCATCTACCCCGCCCACGTCGCCGAGGAGCAGGGCTTCGACACCAGCACCCCCGAAGGCGTGGGCGAGTACTTCCGGTGGCTCAACACCACCATGCCCACCTTCTCCGGCGGCCCCTACCGTCTCGTCGAGGGCGACCTGGAGAACCAGGTCATCAAGGAACCCAACCCCGCCTGGTACGGCGGGACCGCCCCCACCCTGGACACGGTGGTCATCCGCTTCCTCACCGACGAGAGCACCTGGATCAGCGCCCTGGACAACGGAGAGGCGCACGGCACCTCCCCCGTGGCCTTCGGGCAGGACACCGTCGAACAGGCGCGGCAGCGCCCCGGCCTCGACGTGAGCATCACCGACGGGCCCAGCTGGGAGCACGTCGACCTCAACCTGGACAACGAGTGGCTCAAGGACGTGGAACTGCGCCGGGCGATCTTCACCGCCATCGACGTCGCCGACATCGCGCAGCGCACCGTCGCCCAGCTCCACCCCGAGGTCGAACCCCGCACCAACCACGTCTTCTCCAACGGCAGCCCCTACCACACCGACGTCATCACCGCCACCGGCCAGGGCAGCGGTGACACCGAGGCCGCCCGCCGGATCCTCCTCGACGCCGGATACGCCTACGAGGGCGAGACGCTGACACTGGACGGCGAGGAGGTCGGCCCGTTCCGGCTGCGCTCCACCAGCAACACCGTGCGCGACACCTCGCTGGAGCTGATCCAGTCCTACCTGGCCGAGATCGGCATCACCGCCACCATCGAGCCCACCGACGACCTGGGCGCCACCCTGGCCGGGCAGGACTACGACATCATGCAGTACGGCTGGAGCAGCACCCCGTTCTTCGTCACCGCGCCCAGCCAGTACTGGAGCAGCACCAGCGACAGCAACTTCGGCCGCTACGCCGACGAGGAGGTCGACGAACTCGCCGACCTCACCCAGAACGCGGTCTCACTGGACGAGGCGGCCGAGTACGCCAACCGGGCGGCGCAGCTCGTCGCGGAGGACGCCTACGTCCTGCCGCTGTTCGACATGCCGGTCTACATCCTGGTGAGCGACGACTACGTCAACGTCCGCGACAACCCCTCCTCCAGCCTGCGCGGCCTCTACCAGCACCACGAGTGGGGCCTGGCGGCCCGGTGA
- a CDS encoding ABC transporter permease — protein MLVYTVRRLLGTIPLLLAASVLTFLLIDLSGDPLADLRVQQPPVPAEVIEAEEERLYLDRSLPERYVLWLTGIGGNGDIGLLRGEFGPSVQGPDHDIGRLLAERLGTTLRLVTAALLLALGLAVLTGVVSAVRQYSTIDYTLTFVGFLALAMPTFWLGALVKEAGVWANRQTGYTLFYTVGAASADTRGFTPWQTFTDHLGHLVLPTLTLMLTGYAAWSRYQRTSMLEVLNSDYVRLARAKGLPNRVVLRRHALRTALIPLTTVAAVAVAGTIDGVILIETVFQWRGLGDFFVEAIKRNDAYALMGWLMLSGTVVIVANLIADLLYGVLDPRIRHE, from the coding sequence ATGCTCGTCTACACCGTCCGCCGCCTGCTGGGGACGATCCCCCTGCTGCTCGCGGCCTCGGTCCTCACCTTCCTCCTCATCGACCTGTCCGGGGACCCGCTCGCCGACCTGAGGGTGCAGCAGCCGCCCGTGCCGGCCGAGGTGATCGAAGCCGAGGAGGAGCGGCTCTACCTGGACCGCTCGCTGCCCGAACGGTACGTGCTGTGGCTGACCGGCATCGGCGGCAACGGCGACATCGGCCTGCTGCGCGGCGAGTTCGGTCCGTCGGTGCAGGGGCCCGACCACGACATCGGGCGGCTCCTCGCCGAACGGCTGGGCACCACGCTGCGCCTGGTCACCGCCGCCCTGCTGCTGGCGCTGGGCCTGGCGGTCCTCACCGGCGTCGTCAGCGCCGTACGCCAGTACTCCACCATCGACTACACCCTGACCTTCGTCGGCTTCCTCGCGCTGGCCATGCCCACCTTCTGGCTGGGCGCGCTCGTCAAGGAGGCCGGGGTGTGGGCCAACCGGCAGACCGGCTACACGCTCTTCTACACGGTCGGCGCGGCCTCCGCCGACACCCGCGGCTTCACCCCGTGGCAGACCTTCACCGACCACCTCGGCCACCTCGTCCTGCCCACCCTGACCCTGATGCTGACCGGATACGCGGCCTGGAGCCGCTACCAGCGCACCTCGATGCTGGAGGTGCTCAACAGCGACTACGTCCGCCTGGCCCGCGCCAAGGGCCTGCCCAACCGGGTGGTGCTGCGCAGGCACGCCCTGCGCACCGCCCTGATCCCGCTGACCACCGTGGCCGCGGTGGCGGTCGCCGGAACCATCGACGGCGTCATCCTCATCGAGACCGTCTTCCAGTGGCGCGGACTGGGCGACTTCTTCGTCGAGGCGATCAAACGCAACGACGCCTACGCCCTGATGGGCTGGCTGATGCTGAGCGGGACCGTCGTCATCGTCGCCAACCTCATCGCCGACCTGCTCTACGGCGTGCTCGACCCGAGGATCCGCCATGAGTGA
- a CDS encoding ABC transporter permease, giving the protein MSDIQARTGAPTPRTGPKTDTSGTVERGQLHLVLSRFVRHRMAMTSLVVFALTVLFAFAGPLLWPWDHTVHREIMPNQPPSWAHPFGTTNAGHDVFGQVMRGTQQTIRVALTVSVLATALGAVWGAVAGYYRGWVDSVMMRTVDVLMVVPLLVAVAAIGGNVRGGTTWWAVALIIALFSWTTIARVVRGVVLSLREQEFVEAARAAGASDARIVLRHLLPNAAGPVIVAATLLVATAILLEASMSFLGFGIQAPDISLGLMINNARTAAFTRPWLFYPPGLFIVLICLTINFIGDGLRDALDPRQTMVRR; this is encoded by the coding sequence ATGAGTGACATCCAGGCGCGCACCGGCGCCCCGACACCGCGGACCGGCCCGAAGACCGACACCTCCGGCACGGTCGAACGCGGACAACTCCACCTGGTGCTGTCACGGTTCGTGCGGCACCGCATGGCCATGACCAGTCTCGTCGTGTTCGCCCTGACCGTGCTGTTCGCGTTCGCGGGCCCCCTGCTGTGGCCCTGGGACCACACCGTGCACCGGGAGATCATGCCCAACCAGCCGCCCAGTTGGGCCCACCCCTTCGGCACCACCAACGCCGGACACGACGTGTTCGGCCAGGTGATGCGCGGCACCCAGCAGACCATCAGGGTCGCGCTCACCGTGTCGGTGCTCGCCACCGCCCTCGGCGCGGTCTGGGGCGCGGTCGCCGGCTACTACCGGGGCTGGGTCGACTCGGTGATGATGCGGACCGTCGACGTGCTCATGGTGGTCCCGCTGCTCGTCGCGGTGGCCGCGATCGGCGGCAACGTGCGCGGCGGCACCACCTGGTGGGCGGTCGCCCTGATCATCGCCCTGTTCTCCTGGACCACGATCGCGCGGGTGGTACGGGGCGTGGTGCTGTCGCTGCGGGAGCAGGAGTTCGTGGAGGCGGCGCGGGCCGCGGGCGCCTCCGACGCCCGCATCGTCCTCCGGCACCTGCTGCCCAACGCCGCGGGCCCCGTCATCGTGGCCGCGACCCTGCTCGTCGCCACCGCGATCCTGCTGGAGGCGAGCATGTCGTTCCTCGGTTTCGGCATCCAGGCGCCCGACATCTCGCTCGGGCTGATGATCAACAACGCGCGCACGGCCGCCTTCACCCGGCCGTGGCTGTTCTACCCGCCGGGACTGTTCATCGTGCTGATCTGCCTGACGATCAACTTCATCGGCGACGGCCTGCGCGACGCCCTCGACCCCCGACAGACGATGGTGCGGAGATGA